From Primulina huaijiensis isolate GDHJ02 chromosome 15, ASM1229523v2, whole genome shotgun sequence, one genomic window encodes:
- the LOC140960313 gene encoding histidinol dehydrogenase, chloroplastic isoform X1, with translation MDGRLISLRQTFIPSKITRSHPSKFPTNGLFSPTLNCSMKTYKLSDLTRTEVDSLKARPRIDFSSIFVVVQPIVDDIRSRGDAAVKDYTIRFDKVKLDSVIENVNDLPNPVLDPAVQEAFDVAYDNIFAFHAAQKPVEKIVENMQGVRCKRVARSISSVGLYVPGGTAVLPSTALMLSVPAQIAGCKTIVLATPPAQDGSICKEVVYCAKKAGVTHILKAGGAQAISAMAWGTESCPKVEKIYGPGNQYVTAAKMLLQNSEAMISIDMPAGPSEVLVIADKHASPVHIAADLLSQAEHGPDSQVVLVVAGNDVDLTAILDEINKQCQSLPRGDFASKALGHSFTVFARDMVEAIGFSNLYAPEHLIINVKDAEKWESFVENAGSVFLGPWTPESVGDYASGTNHVLPTYGYARMYGGVSLDAFLKYITVQSLTEEGLRKLGPYVATMAEVEGLDAHKRAVTLRLQDIEARQLSNLR, from the exons GATTATTCTCACCCACTTTGAATTGTTCGATGAAGACTTATAAGCTGTCAGATCTGACTAGGACAGAGGTTGATAGCCTCAAAGCTCGTCCTCGAATTGATTTTTCCTCTATTTTCGTTGTG GTTCAGCCCATTGTGGATGACATCCGAAGCAGAGGCGATGCAGCTGTCAAGGA CTATACAATTCGGTTTGACAAAGTAAAACTAGACAGTGTAATAGAGAATGTCAATGATCTTCCAAATCCAGTG CTCGATCCAGCTGTTCAAGAAGCTTTTGATGTGGCTTATGATAACATTTTTGCTTTTCATGCTGCACAAAAGCCAGTTGAAAAAATTGTTGAGAACATGCAA GGTGTTAGATGCAAAAGGGTGGCACGAAGCATTTCATCTGTGGGTCTTTATGTTCCTGGTGGGACCGCCGTATTACCTTCAACTGCTTTGATGCTTTCAGTT CCTGCTCAGATCGCTGGATGCAAGACCATTGTGCTTGCAACTCCCCCTGCTCAAGATGGCAGCATTTGTAAA GAGGTTGTTTATTGTGCTAAGAAAGCTGGTGTAACTCACATTCTTAAAGCTGGGGGTGCTCAG GCAATCTCTGCCATGGCATGGGGGACTGAATCTTGTCCCAAG GTTGAGAAGATATACGGGCCTGGAAATCAGTATGTCACAGCTGCAAAAATGCTTCTGCAG AACAGTGAGGCTATGATTTCAATAGACATGCCAGCTGGACCATCAGAAGTGCTCGTCATTGCTGATAAACATGCCAGTCCTGTTCACATAGCAGCAGATTTACTATCACAG GCTGAGCATGGGCCTGACAGCCAAGTCGTTCTTGTAGTTGCTGGAAATGATGTGGATCTAACTGCTATCCTGGATGAAATTAACAAGCAATGCCAAAGCCTTCCCCGGGGAGACTTTGCTTCAAAAGCGCTAGGTCATAGCTTCACTGTTTTTGCACGCGATATGGTTGAG GCAATTGGCTTTTCTAATTTGTATGCACCGGAGCATTTGATAATCAATGTGAAAGATGCTGAAAAGTGGGAAAGTTTCGTCGAGAATGCAG GTTCTGTATTTTTGGGTCCATGGACGCCTGAGAGCGTGGGAGACTATGCAAGTGGTACCAATCACGTTCTTCCTACTTATGGTTATGCACGGATGTATGGTGGAGTGTCATTAGATGCCTTCTTGAAGTACATCACAGTACAGTCGCTGACAGAAGAAGGGTTAAGGAAGCTCGGGCCTTATGTAGCAACCATGGCTGAGGTCGAGGGTCTGGATGCGCACAAGAGAGCCGTGACCCTCAGACTGCAGGACATTGAAGCTAGACAATTGTCAAATCTGAGATAA
- the LOC140960313 gene encoding histidinol dehydrogenase, chloroplastic isoform X2 codes for MDGRLISLRQTFIPSKITRSHPRLFSPTLNCSMKTYKLSDLTRTEVDSLKARPRIDFSSIFVVVQPIVDDIRSRGDAAVKDYTIRFDKVKLDSVIENVNDLPNPVLDPAVQEAFDVAYDNIFAFHAAQKPVEKIVENMQGVRCKRVARSISSVGLYVPGGTAVLPSTALMLSVPAQIAGCKTIVLATPPAQDGSICKEVVYCAKKAGVTHILKAGGAQAISAMAWGTESCPKVEKIYGPGNQYVTAAKMLLQNSEAMISIDMPAGPSEVLVIADKHASPVHIAADLLSQAEHGPDSQVVLVVAGNDVDLTAILDEINKQCQSLPRGDFASKALGHSFTVFARDMVEAIGFSNLYAPEHLIINVKDAEKWESFVENAGSVFLGPWTPESVGDYASGTNHVLPTYGYARMYGGVSLDAFLKYITVQSLTEEGLRKLGPYVATMAEVEGLDAHKRAVTLRLQDIEARQLSNLR; via the exons GATTATTCTCACCCACTTTGAATTGTTCGATGAAGACTTATAAGCTGTCAGATCTGACTAGGACAGAGGTTGATAGCCTCAAAGCTCGTCCTCGAATTGATTTTTCCTCTATTTTCGTTGTG GTTCAGCCCATTGTGGATGACATCCGAAGCAGAGGCGATGCAGCTGTCAAGGA CTATACAATTCGGTTTGACAAAGTAAAACTAGACAGTGTAATAGAGAATGTCAATGATCTTCCAAATCCAGTG CTCGATCCAGCTGTTCAAGAAGCTTTTGATGTGGCTTATGATAACATTTTTGCTTTTCATGCTGCACAAAAGCCAGTTGAAAAAATTGTTGAGAACATGCAA GGTGTTAGATGCAAAAGGGTGGCACGAAGCATTTCATCTGTGGGTCTTTATGTTCCTGGTGGGACCGCCGTATTACCTTCAACTGCTTTGATGCTTTCAGTT CCTGCTCAGATCGCTGGATGCAAGACCATTGTGCTTGCAACTCCCCCTGCTCAAGATGGCAGCATTTGTAAA GAGGTTGTTTATTGTGCTAAGAAAGCTGGTGTAACTCACATTCTTAAAGCTGGGGGTGCTCAG GCAATCTCTGCCATGGCATGGGGGACTGAATCTTGTCCCAAG GTTGAGAAGATATACGGGCCTGGAAATCAGTATGTCACAGCTGCAAAAATGCTTCTGCAG AACAGTGAGGCTATGATTTCAATAGACATGCCAGCTGGACCATCAGAAGTGCTCGTCATTGCTGATAAACATGCCAGTCCTGTTCACATAGCAGCAGATTTACTATCACAG GCTGAGCATGGGCCTGACAGCCAAGTCGTTCTTGTAGTTGCTGGAAATGATGTGGATCTAACTGCTATCCTGGATGAAATTAACAAGCAATGCCAAAGCCTTCCCCGGGGAGACTTTGCTTCAAAAGCGCTAGGTCATAGCTTCACTGTTTTTGCACGCGATATGGTTGAG GCAATTGGCTTTTCTAATTTGTATGCACCGGAGCATTTGATAATCAATGTGAAAGATGCTGAAAAGTGGGAAAGTTTCGTCGAGAATGCAG GTTCTGTATTTTTGGGTCCATGGACGCCTGAGAGCGTGGGAGACTATGCAAGTGGTACCAATCACGTTCTTCCTACTTATGGTTATGCACGGATGTATGGTGGAGTGTCATTAGATGCCTTCTTGAAGTACATCACAGTACAGTCGCTGACAGAAGAAGGGTTAAGGAAGCTCGGGCCTTATGTAGCAACCATGGCTGAGGTCGAGGGTCTGGATGCGCACAAGAGAGCCGTGACCCTCAGACTGCAGGACATTGAAGCTAGACAATTGTCAAATCTGAGATAA
- the LOC140960313 gene encoding histidinol dehydrogenase, chloroplastic isoform X3, which translates to MKTYKLSDLTRTEVDSLKARPRIDFSSIFVVVQPIVDDIRSRGDAAVKDYTIRFDKVKLDSVIENVNDLPNPVLDPAVQEAFDVAYDNIFAFHAAQKPVEKIVENMQGVRCKRVARSISSVGLYVPGGTAVLPSTALMLSVPAQIAGCKTIVLATPPAQDGSICKEVVYCAKKAGVTHILKAGGAQAISAMAWGTESCPKVEKIYGPGNQYVTAAKMLLQNSEAMISIDMPAGPSEVLVIADKHASPVHIAADLLSQAEHGPDSQVVLVVAGNDVDLTAILDEINKQCQSLPRGDFASKALGHSFTVFARDMVEAIGFSNLYAPEHLIINVKDAEKWESFVENAGSVFLGPWTPESVGDYASGTNHVLPTYGYARMYGGVSLDAFLKYITVQSLTEEGLRKLGPYVATMAEVEGLDAHKRAVTLRLQDIEARQLSNLR; encoded by the exons ATGAAGACTTATAAGCTGTCAGATCTGACTAGGACAGAGGTTGATAGCCTCAAAGCTCGTCCTCGAATTGATTTTTCCTCTATTTTCGTTGTG GTTCAGCCCATTGTGGATGACATCCGAAGCAGAGGCGATGCAGCTGTCAAGGA CTATACAATTCGGTTTGACAAAGTAAAACTAGACAGTGTAATAGAGAATGTCAATGATCTTCCAAATCCAGTG CTCGATCCAGCTGTTCAAGAAGCTTTTGATGTGGCTTATGATAACATTTTTGCTTTTCATGCTGCACAAAAGCCAGTTGAAAAAATTGTTGAGAACATGCAA GGTGTTAGATGCAAAAGGGTGGCACGAAGCATTTCATCTGTGGGTCTTTATGTTCCTGGTGGGACCGCCGTATTACCTTCAACTGCTTTGATGCTTTCAGTT CCTGCTCAGATCGCTGGATGCAAGACCATTGTGCTTGCAACTCCCCCTGCTCAAGATGGCAGCATTTGTAAA GAGGTTGTTTATTGTGCTAAGAAAGCTGGTGTAACTCACATTCTTAAAGCTGGGGGTGCTCAG GCAATCTCTGCCATGGCATGGGGGACTGAATCTTGTCCCAAG GTTGAGAAGATATACGGGCCTGGAAATCAGTATGTCACAGCTGCAAAAATGCTTCTGCAG AACAGTGAGGCTATGATTTCAATAGACATGCCAGCTGGACCATCAGAAGTGCTCGTCATTGCTGATAAACATGCCAGTCCTGTTCACATAGCAGCAGATTTACTATCACAG GCTGAGCATGGGCCTGACAGCCAAGTCGTTCTTGTAGTTGCTGGAAATGATGTGGATCTAACTGCTATCCTGGATGAAATTAACAAGCAATGCCAAAGCCTTCCCCGGGGAGACTTTGCTTCAAAAGCGCTAGGTCATAGCTTCACTGTTTTTGCACGCGATATGGTTGAG GCAATTGGCTTTTCTAATTTGTATGCACCGGAGCATTTGATAATCAATGTGAAAGATGCTGAAAAGTGGGAAAGTTTCGTCGAGAATGCAG GTTCTGTATTTTTGGGTCCATGGACGCCTGAGAGCGTGGGAGACTATGCAAGTGGTACCAATCACGTTCTTCCTACTTATGGTTATGCACGGATGTATGGTGGAGTGTCATTAGATGCCTTCTTGAAGTACATCACAGTACAGTCGCTGACAGAAGAAGGGTTAAGGAAGCTCGGGCCTTATGTAGCAACCATGGCTGAGGTCGAGGGTCTGGATGCGCACAAGAGAGCCGTGACCCTCAGACTGCAGGACATTGAAGCTAGACAATTGTCAAATCTGAGATAA
- the LOC140960312 gene encoding probable inactive leucine-rich repeat receptor-like protein kinase At3g03770, whose product MFNQENRWIQISTNATLSISCVASMDKPRRFALPFLSLLFLIFHYSEQLQPPQFETLLKIKNQFNFPPDLSGWNDNPEFCNSEPTQILTLSCYEDNITQFRLTGNRWFPNLVEDFSTSTLFSNLACFPSLKVLSLVSLGLRGPLPSEIGRLSSLEILNISSNSFDGPIPAEISFLKGLQTLVMDNNRFSGKVPEWLGFLPALSVLNLRNNSLNGSFPNALSALVNLRILVLSENNLSGLVPKLHKLVNLQVLDLEDNFLGPESASFPKKLVSLVLRKNKFQFPVSDELSSCYQLQKLDISLNEFVGPFPLSLLTVPSLTYLNIGGNRFTGKLLHDMPCNAQLKFLNLSENRLTGELPDCLGYDSKESVVLYGGNCLSRKYRQQHVEPFCHTEALAVRILPHKKEEKRPYSRVVLASSMVGGVVGTMAIFGVAFLLVKREALHRNLKKISHTRLMVHRILPGNTLQLLKDARYIYETMKLGALGIPPYRTFVLDEIKEATNNFNATNIIGEGSNGQVYKGWLTDGTTVAIRNLKVKKRHSVQSYTNQLELVQKLRHCHLVSAIGHCFDCCQNDSSFSRIFLVFEYVPDGTLRRYVSDVQSKQKFTWTQRIAAAIEVAGGIQFLHTGITPGVYLNQLKITDILLDHNLHVKISKYNLPLLAENRKSDEIGISPCGSKENMGSILNCEARNDVYDFGVILLEMVVGRAIVSINDVHISKDILSVSLTADAMGRKSVVDPSVSKECSDDSLKTVMEVCVRCLSNEECDRPSLEDVIWNLQFAAQLQQESNNNQETPLHLL is encoded by the exons ATGTTCAATCAAGAAAATCGGTGGATTCAAATATCAACAAATGCTACTTTGTCCATTTCATGCGTAGCATCAATGGATAAACCGAGACGTTTTGCCTTACCTTTCCTCTCCCTACTCTTCTTGATATTCCATTACTCAGAGCAGTTGCAACCTCCACAATTTGAGACCCTTTTGAAAATCAAGAATCAATTCAACTTCCCACCAGATTTAAGCGGGTGGAATGATAATCCAGAGTTTTGCAACTCAGAACCAACCCAAATTCTCACTCTTTCTTGCTATGAAGACAATATAACGCAGTTCCGTTTAACTGGAAACAGATGGTTCCCAAATCTGGTTGAAGATTTTTCTACTTCCACCTTGTTTTCAAATCTAGCTTGTTTCCCCAGTTTGAAAGTGTTGTCTTTAGTATCTTTAGGTCTAAGAGGGCCATTACCTTCAGAAATCGGGAGATTATCTTCCCTGGAAATTCTTAACATTAGTTCAAATTCTTTTGATGGCCCCATTCCTGCAGAGATTTCATTCTTAAAAGGCCTACAGACCCTTGTCATGGATAACAACAGGTTCTCTGGTAAAGTACCTGAATGGCTAGGATTTTTACCAGCATTGAGTGTTTTGAATTTAAGGAACAATTCATTAAATGGATCATTCCCAAATGCACTGTCTGCTTTGGTAAATCTGAGGATTTTGGTGTTATCTGAGAATAATCTGTCTGGGCTTGTGCCAAAACTTCACAAGTTGGTAAATCTTCAAGTTCTTGATTTAGAAGACAACTTTCTTGGGCCTGAATCCGCTAGTTTTCCCAAAAAGTTGGTTTCCTTAGTACTCAGGAAAAATAAGTTTCAGTTTCCAGTATCAGATGAATTGAGTTCTTGTTATCAGTTACAAAAGTTGGATATCTCTTTGAATGAATTTGTAGGGCCATTTCCGCTATCACTTTTGACAGTGCCATCGTTAACTTATTTAAACATCGGTGGAAATAGATTCACTGGAAAACTCTTACATGACATGCCTTGCAATGCACAActcaaattcttgaatttgtcCGAAAATCGTCTAACAGGGGAATTACCAGATTGTCTGGGATATGATTCTAAAGAAAGTGTTGTTTTGTATGGTGGGAATTGTTTATCCAGAAAATATAGACAGCAGCATGTTGAACCCTTCTGTCATACCGAAGCTTTGGCAGTAAGAATTTTACCTCATAAAAAAGAGGAGAAAAGGCCGTACAGTAGAGTGGTTCTTGCATCGAGTATGGTTGGAGGGGTTGTTGGGACAATGGCAATTTTTGGTGTGGCTTTTTTGCTTGTGAAAAGGGAAGCTTTACACAGGAATTTGAAGAAGATCTCACACACAAGATTGATGGTACATAGGATATTGCCTGGAAATACGCTTCAGCTGCTCAAGGATGCAA GATACATTTATGAAACAATGAAGTTGGGAGCACTAGGCATCCCACCTTATAGAACTTTCGTTCTGGATGAGATTAAGGAGGCTACAAATAACTTCAATGCAACGAATATTATCGGGGAGGGTTCTAATGGGCAG GTATACAAAGGATGGCTGACAGATGGGACTACTGTCGCCATAAGAAATTTGAAAGTGAAAAAAAGACATAGTGTTCAGAGCTATACAAACCAACTTGAGTTGGTTCAGAAACTTAGACACTGCCATCTAGTCAGTGCAATAGGCCACTGCTTTGACTGCTGTCAAAATGACTCAAGTTTCAGCAGAATATTTCTCGTGTTCGAGTACGTGCCAGATGGTACATTAAGAAGATATGTCTCAG ATGTACAATCAAAACAAAAGTTCACATGGACACAACGAATAGCTGCTGCAATAGAGGTTGCAGGGGGTATCCAGTTTCTTCATACAGGGATTACACCTGGTGTATATTTGAATCAACTGAAGATAACAGATATTCTGTTGGACCATAATCTCCATGTGAAGATCAGTAAATACAATTTACCATTATTGGCAGAGAATCGAAAATCG GATGAGATTGGAATTTCGCCCTGTGGATCGAAAGAAAATATGGGATCAAT ATTGAACTGTGAGGCCAGAAATGATGTTTACGACTTCGGAGTAATATTGCTTGAAATGGTAGTTGGACGAGCAATTGTTTCCATAAATGATGTGCATATTTCGAAAGACATT TTATCAGTGAGCCTAACAGCAGACGCGATGGGTCGGAAGAGTGTGGTTGACCCTTCGGTTAGCAAGGAATGTTCAGACGATTCACTGAAGACTGTAATGGAGGTTTGTGTGAGATGCCTATCGAATGAAGAATGTGACAGGCCTTCCCTTGAAGATGTGATATGGAACTTGCAGTTTGCAGCACAGCTTCAACAAGAGTCTAATAACAATCAAGAAACCCCACTTCATCTACTATGA